A region of the Pseudomonas anguilliseptica genome:
ATTTGGCAAAGCCCTGCTGCTGCAACAGGATGGCCAACAGCAGAAAGCCCTGGAGCTGCTGGAGCAACAACCCAGCAAAGATCGCCCCATCGCCTCAATCCTGCTGCATGCACGCCTACTGCAAAGCCTTGAGCGCAACGACGACGCTCTGCCACTGCTGGAAAAAGGCATTGAGCAGCATCCGGACGACAAGCGCCTGCGCCTGACCTACGCGCGCCTGCTGGTGGCCGAAGACCGCCTGGATGAAGCCAAGGATGAGTTTGCCTCGCTGTTGCAGCAATACCCCAGCGACGACGACCTGCGCTTCTCCCTGGCGCTGGTCTGCCTGGAAGCCAAAGCCTGGAAGGAGGCGATTGTCTACCTGGAAGAACTGGTCGAGCGCGGCAGCCACAGCGAAGCGGCGCACTACAACCTGGCCCGCGCCTACGAAGAACTGGATGACATCCCCAGCGCACTGATCGAATACGCCTTGGTTGGCCCCGGCAATGACTACCTGCCCGCCCAGGCTCGGCAGAGCGATCTGCTGTTCAAGGCGCAACGCGCTGATGAAGCCTCCGAGCGCCTGCGCCAGGCCCGCGAGAGCCAGCCAGACTACGCCATCCAGCTGTACCTGATCGAAACCGAGGCCTGGTCCAAGCAACAGGACACCGAGCGCGCCTGGCAGCTGATCCAGCAAGCCCTGGAACAGTTCCCGGAAGACCTCAACCTGCTCTACACCCGCGCCATGCTCGCGGAAAAACGCGACAACCTTGCCCTGCTGGAGCAGGACCTGCGCTTTATTCTCGAGCGCGAACCAGACAACGCCATGGCCCTCAACGCCCTGGGCTACACCCTGGCCGACCGCACCACACGCTATGCCGAGGCCAAACAGCTGATCGAGCAAGCGCGCCAGCTCAACCCGGAAGACCCGGCGATTCTCGACAGCCTCGGCTGGGTCAATTACCGCCTGGGCAACCTGGATGAGGCTGAGCGCCTGCTGCGCCAAGCGTTGCAGGCATTTCCCGACCACGAAGTCGCCGCCCACTTGGGTGAAGTGCTGTGGGCACAAGGCAAGCAGAAAGAAGCGCGCAAACTCTGGCGTGAAGCCCTGAAACAGCAGCCCGACAGCACTATTCTGCGTAGCACCCTGCTGCGCCTGACCGGAGCAGAGACACTCTGATGCTTGCTCGCCACCTGATAGTTTTCAGCCTGATTACATTACTTGCAGGCTGCGCTGGCCTGACCTCCCGCGAAGCCCTTGAGGGCCAGGGCGATGCGCAAAGCTGGCAGACCCACAAGCAGCAGATCAGCCGCCTGGACGCCTGGCAGATCAACGGCAAAGTCGGCATCCGCGCACCGAAAGACTCCGGTAGTGGCACCCTGTTCTGGCTGCAACGCCAGGATTACTACGACATCCGCCTGTCCGGCCCACTAGGTCGCGGCGCTGCACGCTTGACCGGCCGCCCTGGCGCCATCCAGCTGGAGGTGGCCAATCAGGGCCGCTACCAGGCCGAATCGCCGGAACAACTACTGCAAGACCAGCTCGGACTGAACCTGCCGGTTTCGCACCTGCTCTGGTGGATTCGTGGCCTGCCCTCCCCCGACAGCAAAAGCCGCCTGAATCTCGACAGCCACAGCCACCTAGCGCAACTGAGCCAGGACGGCTGGCACGTCGAGTACCTGAGTTATGCCGAGCAGAATGGTTTTTGGCTGCCAGAGCGCATCAAGCTCAGCGGTTTTGATCTGCAAGTCACCCTGGTGATCAAGGACTGGCAGCCACGCCAGCTCGGCCAATGAGCGCTCCAGCAATTCCCGCCGCTGCCGAATTGATTCTGCCGGCGCCGGCCAAGCTCAACCTGATGCTGCATATCCTCGGCCGCCGTGCCGATGGTTATCACGAACTGCAAACGCTGTTTCAGTTTCTCGACTTCGCTGATGAACTGGGCTTTGCCCTACGCACCGACGGTGAAATTCACCTGCATACGCCCATCGACGGCGTGCCCCATGACAGCAACCTGATCGTGCGTGCCGCGCGCCTGCTGCAACAGCAAGCCAAATGCACACTGGGGGCCGATATCTGGCTGGACAAACGCCTGCCTATGGGCGGCGGCATCGGCGGTGGCAGCTCAGATGCCGCCACCACCCTGCTCGGCCTCAACCACCTGTGGCAGCTGGGTTGCAACGAAGACCAACTGGCCACCCTGGGCCTCAGCCTGGGAGCAGACGTACCGGTATTCGTGCGCGGCCACGCGGCCTTTGCCGAAGGTGTGGGTGAAAAGTTGCAACCGGTCACCCTGAGCGAACCCTGGTTTCTTGTCGCGATTCCGCAAGTACTTGTCAGCACAGCGGAAATTTTCTCCGACCCCGAGTTGACACGGGATACGCCGCCCATTAAAGTTCGCAGCCTTCTTGAGGGGGGTGGTCGTAATGACTGCCAGCCGGTGGTCACGAAGCGTTATCCAGAAGTTCGTAACGCTTTGATCTTGTTGAACAAATTTGTTCAAACCAGATTAACCGGCACTGGAGCTTGTGTGTTTGGGAGCTTCCCAAACCAGGACGATGCTGATAAAGTCGCCCGCCAACTTCCAGCCACTTTGCCAAGTTTTATTGCCCAAGGCCGCAACATCTCGATGTTGCACCGCAAGCTAGAAACATTGGTCAGGAAGTGAATGTCCGCTTTTAGTAATTAAGAGCACAGAGTTGTACGGTAATAGGGGCGTCGCCAAGCGGTAAGGCACCAGGTTTTGATCCTGGCATGCGTTGGTTCGAATCCAGCCGCCCCTGCCATTTCCGCCCTGGAGCGGATACACAACTCAAGGCATTCGGTTACACAGGATACAGGGGCGTCGCCAAGCGGTAAGGCACCAGGTTTTGATCCTGGCATGCGTTGGTTCGAATCCAGCCGCCCCTGCCATTTTCTGTACTCATCCAGGTATACCCCCAGCCGGCAGGTACTGCGCGTGTCCAAGATGATGGTTTTTACGGGGAACGCTAACCCCGATCTGGCGCGACGTATCGTACGTCAGCTGCACATTCCCCTCGGTGATGCTTCTGTCGGTAAATTTTCCGACGGCGAGATCATGATTGAAATCAACGAAAACGTCCGCGGTAAAGACGTCTTCCTGATTCAACCGACGTGCGCGCCAACCAACGATAACCTGATGGAACTGGTAGTGATGACCGACGCCTTCCGCCGCTCCTCAGCGACCCGAATTACTGCAGTTATCCCCTACTTCGGCTATGCCCGCCAGGATCGCCGCCCGCGCTCCGCTCGCGTGGCAATCAGTGCCAAAGTTGTGGCTGACATGCTCACCGTTGTAGGCATCGACCGGGTGTTGACCGTCGACCTGCACGCGGATCAGATCCAAGGCTTCTTCGATATCCCGGTAGATAACATCTACGGCTCCCCCGTACTGGTGGACGATATCGAAGACCAGCGCTTTGAGAACCTGATGATTGTCTCCCCGGACATTGGCGGCGTGGTGCGTGCTCGCGCTGTGGCCAAGTCCCTGGGTGTTGACCTGGCGATCATCGACAAGCGCCGCGAGAAAGCCAACCACTCCGAAGTGATGCACATCATCGGTGATGTTGAAGGCCGTACCTGCATCCTGGTCGACGACATGGTGGATACCGCCGGCACCCTGTGCCACGCCGCCAAAGCGCTGAAAGAACATGGTGCCTCGAAAGTCTTCGCCTACGCCACGCACGCTGTATTGTCTGGCCGCGCAATCGAAAACATTGAAAAATCCGTACTCGACGAGCTGGTGGTGACCAACACCATCCCGCTGTCCGCTGCGGCGCAATCCTGTTCGCGTATTCGCCAACTGGACATCGCCCCGGTAGTCGCTGAAGCGGTTCGTCGCATCAGCAATGAAGAATCGATCAGCGCGATGTTCCGTTAATTCGGCACACGCCCTGAGCGCAAACGCCCTGCCCTGATGGCAAGGCTTTTCAACCAACCGTCCCGTCGCTGGTCGCAAGCGTAACGGACGGTTTGGTTATTTTGGAGAAGTGAAATGACTGAATTTGCCCTGAATGCCGAAGTGCGTTCCGACCTGGGGAAAGGTGCGAGCCGCCGCCTGCGTCGTAACGTTGCCATGGTTCCTGCCGTAATTTACGGTGGTGAAAAAGCCCCACAATCGATCAGCCTGCTGGCCAAAGAACTGGCCAAACTGCTGGAAAACGAAGCAGCCTACAGCCACGTGCTGAGCCTGAACGTAGCTGGCAGCAACGAAAGCGTGATCATCAAAGCCCTGCAGCGCCATCCAGCCAAAGGCTATGTGCTGCATGCTGACTTCGTTCGCGTAGTCGCTGGCCAGAAACTGACCGCTATCGTTCCCCTGCACTTCATCAACCAAGAAACTTCGGTTGGCGTGAAGCAGCAAGGCGGCGAAGTCTCCCACGCTCTGTCGGAAGTAGAAGTTTCCTGCTTGCCGAAAGACCTGCCGGAATTCATCGAAGTCGACATGGCTGCCGTTGAAGTGGGTCAGATCGTTCACCTGGCTGACCTGAAACTGCCGAAAGGCGTTGAGCTGGTTGCACTGGCTCACGGTAACGACCTGGCTGTGGCTAACATCCACGCCTCCCGCGTTGCTAAAGACGAAGGCGCTGCCGAGTAATCCTCGCAGTGTCGGAAACCAGCTCGGCATGCGATTCTGCCGAGCTATTTCCACAAAAGGGCTCCTAAGATGACTGCCGTACAACTGATCGTTGGCCTGGGTAACCCCGGCCCTGAATACGACCAGACTCGGCATAATGCAGGGGCCCTTTTCGTTGAGCGCCTGGCTGACAGCCAGCGCATCAACCTGAGCCTCGACAAAAAGTATTTTGGCCTGGTTGGCAAATTCAGCCATCAGGGCCGCGACGTTCGCCTGCTGATCCCCACCACCTTTATGAATCGCAGCGGCCAGGCCGTAGCGGCATTGGCGAATTTCTTCCGCATCCCGCCGGAAGCCATTCTGGTGGCGCACGACGAACTCGACATGCCCCCCGGCGTCGCCAAACTCAAACAGGGCGGCGGGCACGGCGGACATAACGGGCTGCGCGACATCATCGCCCAGCTCGGCAATCAGAATAATTTTTACCGCCTGCGGCTTGGCATCGGCCATCCCGGGCACAGCAGCATGGTCTCCAACTTCGTCCTCGGCCGCGCACCACGTAGCGAACAGGAACTGCTGGACACCAGCATCGATTTTGCCCTGTGCAGCCTGCCGGAAATACTCGCAGGCGACTGGAGCAAGGCCATGCACAAGCTGCACAGCCAGAAAGCCTCCTCCTAACTCTTTACCGCCATTCGCGCGAGGGACAACACCATGGGATTCAACTGCGGCATCGTCGGCCTGCCCAACGTCGGCAAGTCCACCCTGTTCAACGCCCTCACCAAATCCGGTATTGCGGCTGAGAACTTTCCGTTCTGCACCATTGAGCCCAACAGCGGCATCGTGCCGATGCCCGACCCACGCCTCGCGGCGCTGGCAGCCATCGTCAACCCCAAGCGCATCCTGCCGACCACCATGGAGTTCGTCGACATCGCCGGCCTGGTAGAAGGCGCATCAAAGGGTGAAGGCCTGGGCAACAAGTTCCTCGCCAACATTCGCGAAACCGACGCAATCGCCCACGTAGTGCGCTGCTTCCAAGACGACAACGTTATTCACGTTGCCAACAGCGTCGACCCCAAGCGCGATATCGAAATCATCGACCTCGAGCTGATCTTCGCCGACCTCGACAGCTGCGAAAAACAACTGCAGAAGACCACTCGTAATGCCAAGGGCGGCGACAAAGAAGCTGTTGCACAGAAAGCCCTGCTGGAAAAGCTCATCCCCCACTTCAGCGAAGGCAAGCCAGCGCGCACCCTGATGAAGACCTTGGGTGACGACGAGAAGCAACTGATACGCGGTTTCCACCTGCTCACCAGCAAGCCGGTGATGTACATCGCCAACGTCGCCGAAGACGGTTTTGAGAACAATCCACTGCTCGACATCGTCCAGGCCATTGCCGACGCCGAAGGCGCTCCCGTGGTGCCGCTATGCAACAAGATCGAAGCAGAAATCGCCGAGCTGGATGATGGCGAAGAAAAAGACATGTTCCTCGAAGCCCTAGGCCTCGAAGAACCCGGCCTGAACCGAGTAATCCGCGCGGGTTACGAACTGCTCAACCTGCAGACCTACTTCACCGCCGGAGTCGAAGAAGTCCGCGCCTGGACCGTCCGCGTCGGCGCCACTGCCCCGCAGGCTGCTGGCGTGATCCACACCGACTTCGAAAAAGGCTTTATCCGCGCCGAAGTCATCGCCTACAACGACTTCATCCAGTACAAGGGCGAAGCCGGCACCAAAGAAGCCGGAAAATGGCGCCTGGAAGGCAAGGACTACATCGTTAAAGACGGCGACGTCATGCATTTCCGCTTTAACGTGTAAGCGCTTGATCGCGCGCAGAAATTTTCGCGCAACAGGGTTGACACCCAACCCCAAGACGCGAATAATGCGCGCCACTCGGCTACGTAGCTCAGCTGGTTAGAGCATAGCATTCATAATGCTGGGGTCCGGGGTTCAAGTCCCTGCGTAGCCACCAAACAAAACAAGGGTTTAGCGAAAGCTAAGCCCTTTTTTGTTTTTAGGGTGTCCCGCAAGTGTCCCTTTCTTGTCTCAATAGCGCCAACGGTGAGAAAGTCAGTGCCGTGGCAAAGTGATCAGGGGCCAAGTGCGAATAGCGCATAGTCATCTTGATATCGCCGTGACCAAGGATTTTCTGCAAAGCAAGAATATTGCCGCCCTGCATCATGTAATGACTGGCAAAGGTGTGACGCAAAATGTGGGTAAGTTGTCCTGGCGTGTGTAGTGCTGTTCGCTCATAGGCTTTACGAAAAGCCGACCGGCAAGAGCTGAACAGCCGCCCTCCGCCTGGATACCCTCGCTCCAATATCAGAGACTGCAAGTCAGCAGGTATTGGCACAGATCGGCCTTTGCCGTTTTTAGTCCTGGCAAATCTCACCATACCGTTTGCCACCTGAGAGCGAGTGATCGTTTCAGCCTCATCCCAACGGGCACCGGTAGCAAGACAAAGTTGCGCCACAGGCAATGTGTGGCTGTTGCTTGAAGCGGCGCACTCATCAAGCACAACCCGACAATCGTCCAAGCTCAAAAACGTCAGCTCCACCTCATCCACTTTCAATTGCCGCAGGCTGGCCACGGGGTTGGACTCATTCCAGACGCCCAGGCGGATCAGCTCATTGAAGACAGACTTGATATAGCGGTGTTCGTGGTTGACCGTCGAAGCCGTGCAGGTTTTCAGCCGTTCCATACGAAAGCGACTGAAATCAAGAGCAGTGAGACTGGAGGCTATCGGATTGCCCAGCAGCTCAACCACGGCAAGAGTTCGAGACAGACGGTATTTGTCTTTCAAAGTGCAGCCGTGCAGCTCATGCCAGACGTTAACCAGATCAGACAAGCGCTCGCCGGGGTCACGACCACGCAACGAGTATTGACGCTTGAGGTCAATCACCCAGCGTTCGGCCTCAGACTTGGTACGAAATGACTTCTTGCGCTTACGGATGCCAGCCGAACGATCCAACCAGAAATCGACATCCCAGCCGCTCTCGCCTTTGGTGATCATACAGCCCGCCCCCAACGAACATGGCGCTCTTCAAGAATGCCCTTGATGTGCTTATAAAGCGCGTCTTCATCCATGCCTTTGGCTGCATAGTGATCACGGATAACAGGCCAGCATTCCCAATCCTTGAGACGATAAAAAGCCTTTCTAGCGCCCACTCGCTCCCGTGCCAGCAGGCTTACGAAGTTTCCCAGGAAAAGTTCCACATTCTTACCAGAGAAGCCACGAGAGGTTTTGTATTGGCGCTTGTACTCAGTGGTATCAACAAGGGAATCAACGGGAATGTCTACCCGCACATCATCGCGAATCAGCGTCCAGATAGGTTCGAAGTAGCCAGGACGAGCCAATAGCTTGAATTGGCGTAGGCCATAGCGCCAAAGGCCATCGAGGTGCGGCGCAAAAGCTGCGTAGCTGTTGCTATCAATGACTTGGCTGGTATGGAGATCGAAAGAACCACTCGCAAACTGCTGAATAACAGAATGGTGGTAGCGCAGTTCGACACGCCACACGTCTTGATCTTGGTTGTAGATATCGGGGTCGCATTCGTCGAAGCTGTCACGACGCTTCCAAACGCCTTCCCAATAGTCGAGTTTGTCTGTGGCGCGAGCTTGCAAAGTCTTGTTGTAGATACCGAGCTGGACGCTACCAGCGGAACCGAACAGAAAGGATTGCCCCTTGCCGTAAGTGGCAGACTCCAACGTCCACTGGATTTCCTTGATGCCTGAAATATCGCGTGTTGAGCGTGAGCGGCAATGCATGCGGGCGACCAGATCAGAAGAAGGTGTCCAACCCTGGAGGTCTAACGCAAGATGGACGGCACACTGGTTTCGCTCAACATTAGTCAGCAAATGTTCAGCGTAATAGTCCATGCGCTCTTGCAAGCGCTCAGGCGACAGCGTGTCGATTGCATGAGGTGACACTTCGATTTTCAGGTGTGGGCCAATGTTTTCCAGTTTGGCGTTGAAGTTTTTGACGAGCAGGATGATCCCAAGGTCAGCGTTTTGCAGTTTGTACTGGTAACCGGAGTCTTTACCAACACGCCCTGAATGCCAACGCTGACCCGCGAAATCAACCAAAGTGCCGGGCTTGTCGAATAGAGCCATGATTTCCGGGCGAATCATGCCCCGGTACAACTGGCGCACGGTGTCCACGCCACAATGCAAAACACGAACAGCAGAAAGGTCAGCTATTGCGGCAGAGGATTTATCAAAAAACAAACGACCCAAAACGGACTGCAATCCAGTTGTACGATCTACACGAATGAAATCCTTTACTGACATTACTTAACCCCTTATTGAGCATTATTGATCTTTTCGACTTTGGTTTATCTGACGTGCTACAGGGACGTCAGCGCAGCGCTTTTGGCGCAGCGCTCGGCACTCGCGCATGCGCGCAAAAGCTGGGAGCGCTGACGTTGATGGCTCACCACAGGAACCTGCCTTTCTCGTACTGCACGACGGTAACGGTGGGTTTAGGCTCGCTCGGGCCTAGCGGCTGTTTTGGCTGCTGGATCGGCTGTTGTGCGGGCTGCTGCATCTGCGCGTGCTGTTGTGATCGATCCGGGATACTCGGGTCGAAGTAGCCGTTTTCCGCCACGTTGCTGCAGAACGCGAAATCAGTGCCTACGCGAGTGCCTTGCTGGGTGTAGCACTGGCACACCGTGGGCTTGCCGTTGACCACGGAACTGGCCATGCGGTTGAACTCACGTGCATAGGTGTTGGGGTCGGTGCTGGACATGCAGTAGAGGCGCGGATGGGCCACTGGCTGCGTGAGCTGGTCATAGATCGGCGCTGATGCCGGTATTTGCGGGATACGTGGCGCACGTTGATCGAGGTATTGCGCGAGGCTTTGAGAGCTGTCGGATTCACCGGGCAGGCCAGCCGGTTTGATGAATGATCCCACAGTAGATTTGACCTGATCGACCATGCTGGCCGGTGTTTCTGTTGAGTCGGCTTGCTGGGTTTTGACCTGCTCGGCGGCGTAGCGGTCATAGGCGCGGTAAACCAGTATCCCAGCCCCGGCAATTACCATCATGGCCAGGATGAACTTGGTCGGCAGCTTAGTCTGAAAGTGGTGCTGCGCGTTGCTGCTGGTGTAGACGGAGAAGTACTTCTTATCCAGGCGCAACGACTTCTTGTCGGCATCCTTGAAGCTGGTTTTGGTTTCGACCTTCTCGATCACCGCTTCGGATTCAAAGCGCAGCAATTGCTGGGATTTGAACACGCGCCAGTAGTGGATATGACCATTGCACAGGCGGCGCAGGTGCACGTCGATATAGCGCGGGTCCTGGGTAACCAGATGCACTTCATGGCCGTTGTGGCGCATGGTTTCAAAACGGGTGATGTGCTCCGGTGGGCGCGCCCTCGGATCACGCGCACCGAACCAGCCCTGGGCCTCATCCACGACGATGATGGAGTCAGCGGGCAGCTCATACCATTTCTCCGGGTCTTCAAAGACAAACCAAGCGGCTTGCAGGTGCTCGGGTTTGAGGCCGTTGATGTTGTGGTAGTACACCGTGCGGCCTTCGGCGTGGGCCTTCTGATCCACTTCGCGGATGGTGTTGAGGGTTTTGCCGTGGCCGGGCTTACCCGTGCGGATATAGAGCATGGGGAGTCTCCTTATGCCTCAATCGAGGTGCCGCCCGGCTTGCGCCAGACTTGGTTACGACGGCGATCTGTAGCCTTGTCGATACCGGCCAACAGAAAGCTGGTGGAAATGGCGGCGAAATAGATGTTCACCACCACATCGAATTTGGCGAGGCCGAGAATCTGTTGAATGATCGGGCCGACTTCACCCACGCGAGCGAACAGGTAGGACTGCGCTTCACCAATGATCAGGTTGAAGCCGACATAGGTGACGAAGCCGAACCCGAGGATGCGCAACACCATCTTCACCAGAGGGCCGAGGATGATGATGAGCAGCTGGGCAATGTAGAAAAAGTGCATCAGTTACCTCCTACGGAGCGGCCGACATAAAGCGCGGCCAAGATGGTGGCCACGGCAACGAACAGGCCGCTAAGGTCTGAGGCAGCGCGGCACAGGGGTTCATAACTGAGGGTGAAGGTGCGACCACCGGCTGTGGTCAGGGAGAAGCTTTCAGCCGCTGGGCAGGTGGCGGGCAAAAAGCGTGTGCCTTGGTTGATGAAGGACGGCACATCGATATCGCCACTGCCTTCATCGAGTTTGAATTTGTCGCCCTGGCCTTCGAACAAGCCCTTGATATCGGCTTTGTTGCTTTCAAAGTCTTCCGACTCTTCGAAGTCGCAACGGGCTTCGTATTGCTGCTTGAGGATGGCGCACTGCACGGCATCGCCCTCACACGCAGGCGCGGCTTCGCAGGTCTGCCCACCGGTGACCTTGCTTTCGTTTTTCTCTTCTTCCTCTTCTTCCCGCTCTTCCTGGGTCTTGCCGTCGGCATCCTTGCAGCCTGGGCCGGTGCAGGTGTTGCTTTCACCACCTGGGGTGCCGTCAGCCTTGGTGTGGTTGTTGCTGACGTTGGTGGTGGTGCTGGTTGAGCACGATTTAACGCCCGTGCATTTGGTCGTGGTGGTGGTGGTAGTGGTCGTGGTGTCTTTTGAGCCGTCCGGGTTGGTCTTCTCGACGATCTCTTGATCGACCTTCTTGTCGGTCATTTGCGGCGACGGCGGTTTGGGAATGCACTGCAGCTCACCGCCAACCGTGCCGAGGTCGCATTCCATGTTGCCGGGATCAATATTCAGCTCAGTCGCTTGGCAGTCATAGCGCTGGCGACCTTCGGCATCAGTAATTTTGGTAGTGCATTCAGACTGTTTTTCTACAACCGGCGTGCCATCGGAAGGCTGGGCAAATTCGGATTCATTGCCGGTGCAAGAGACACCATTGCCCCGATATTTAAGTTTAAGAAATACACCAGAAGGATCACCCGCCTCAAAGCGATAAGCATCTACAGGCGCAGAATATGTAAAGGAGTACTGGCACCCATTAACTTTAGGGAGACACACAGAACCAGGAGGATCGACACGACCGGCAATGACACCCGCCCCCGTGAACTCGCCAGCGCGGTGACGGTGTTCAACTTCTACGCCTACTGTCGGCTCACATTGGTCGGGCTCAGGGGCTTCGCATTCGCCAGTTGCGGGATTAAAAATGGCTAGAGGGTCAGAGCAAGAATCGCCACTGCGTAAGACAGTAAAGTCAAAATACCAGACACCAGGCTGCCAGTTAGTCCTACAACCAAACTGCGAATCAGTTTGACTGATGCACCAATCAACGGAAACCCAGCCATTGGCAGATTTAGCTGATTGAGCGGCAGACATAGGGCTAGAGCCCGTATGGTTGCCATGACCTGAAACTGTCCAAACATAGGGTGCCGAAAAAACAAACTGCCCCCAGCCAATAAGGCCAAGTGCAATAACCATCCGAATAAAAAGACGCGGCAGTTTCATCATCACACCCGCCCAAAGAACACGAGGTACAACGCCAAGGTGGTGAGGATCAGGACGTACAGTTCGTGGCTCATGGCGTTTTCCAGAAGAGAAAACCCCGCCGGAGCGGGGTTTGGTTGCTTCGGCACTGCTAGGTGCTGAGGGACGGTTACAGGGCGCGGCGCATGTACTTGAAGGCCATGGCTGCGATCAGCACGGCGAACACCGCCCAACCGATGGCGCCCACGTCAGTGCCCGCGGTATCGAGCGCGGCGGTGGCTTCGGCCGGTACTGCGGCATAGGCCTGTTGAATACTCAGCACGCCAACAGCGGCGACGACGCCGAGGGAGCGTTTCAGGTTTTGCAGGTTGCGTTTCATGGGTGTTACCTCTCTATTTCAGGGCTTTTTTCAGGATCAGAAAGCCAAAGACAGTGGCGAACAAAATGATGGCTTCGCCCTGCAGTTCGCTGACCTGATCCCAAGTGAGTGCAGAGCCGGACGGGTTCTGCATTTCCTCGCCCGGAACGGAAACCAAGGTGCCGGTACACAGGAGTTCTCCTGATGCACCCGCCGACCAAGCCCCATCACAGGCGATGAAATTCATTGGCCTGCCTCTTCATGCAGCGGAAACACCAAAACAAAGGGTTCGCGGCAATCCGGGCAGACGGCGTAATCGGGGGCCGTGCGGAAATCGCTGAGCAGGTCGCTTTGTGCGGCAGGCATGTGGTGGAGTTGGCCCATCACACACAGGCATTCATCACAGACGACGCGATCACCGATCAGCACGGCCCTGGCCCTCAGCCTTTAGCCGGATCGGCGGCAGCGGGTTTTGCTTGCTGCTGGCCTTGGGCTTGAGGGGAGGCTGCACGGGGGGCTGGCTTGGCTTCGATTGGCTCAACATGAAGCACGATAAATTTGCCCATGTTTTTGGCGCCCCGATCAATCTCTGCATCGACACGCACAAGGTCACCAAGGCTCAGACCTTTGCAAACATTCCAAACCTCATCGCGAACAGTGTCATGAGCCTGCATACCGAGGAGCGAAGAAATAGCATCACGCTCGCCATCTGGCTCATCTGCAAAAAAGAGTTTTACAAGGTGAACATCGTCAAACTTAGTCTGTTCAACACTTACAATTGCCAGTTCAAAAGTTGTGCGTGCCATTTGTATTACCTCGCTTAGTTGCGCTTAATTGCGCGGTTTTGCCGTTCAGCAGGCCGAGCGAGTCCACACGGGCAAACTTTCGTTTTTTACCCAAGAGTGGTTTTCTCGATTTACTGGGGCTTTTAGTTGTTACTTTGCAGCCTGATACACCGTTAAATGCACCTTCGCTTTTGCACATTCGTGCAACGCTTGGTAGGGGT
Encoded here:
- a CDS encoding phage integrase, translated to MITKGESGWDVDFWLDRSAGIRKRKKSFRTKSEAERWVIDLKRQYSLRGRDPGERLSDLVNVWHELHGCTLKDKYRLSRTLAVVELLGNPIASSLTALDFSRFRMERLKTCTASTVNHEHRYIKSVFNELIRLGVWNESNPVASLRQLKVDEVELTFLSLDDCRVVLDECAASSNSHTLPVAQLCLATGARWDEAETITRSQVANGMVRFARTKNGKGRSVPIPADLQSLILERGYPGGGRLFSSCRSAFRKAYERTALHTPGQLTHILRHTFASHYMMQGGNILALQKILGHGDIKMTMRYSHLAPDHFATALTFSPLALLRQERDTCGTP
- a CDS encoding zonular occludens toxin domain-containing protein encodes the protein MLYIRTGKPGHGKTLNTIREVDQKAHAEGRTVYYHNINGLKPEHLQAAWFVFEDPEKWYELPADSIIVVDEAQGWFGARDPRARPPEHITRFETMRHNGHEVHLVTQDPRYIDVHLRRLCNGHIHYWRVFKSQQLLRFESEAVIEKVETKTSFKDADKKSLRLDKKYFSVYTSSNAQHHFQTKLPTKFILAMMVIAGAGILVYRAYDRYAAEQVKTQQADSTETPASMVDQVKSTVGSFIKPAGLPGESDSSQSLAQYLDQRAPRIPQIPASAPIYDQLTQPVAHPRLYCMSSTDPNTYAREFNRMASSVVNGKPTVCQCYTQQGTRVGTDFAFCSNVAENGYFDPSIPDRSQQHAQMQQPAQQPIQQPKQPLGPSEPKPTVTVVQYEKGRFLW
- a CDS encoding DUF2523 domain-containing protein; this encodes MHFFYIAQLLIIILGPLVKMVLRILGFGFVTYVGFNLIIGEAQSYLFARVGEVGPIIQQILGLAKFDVVVNIYFAAISTSFLLAGIDKATDRRRNQVWRKPGGTSIEA
- a CDS encoding virulence factor TspB C-terminal domain-related protein → MKLPRLFIRMVIALGLIGWGQFVFSAPYVWTVSGHGNHTGSSPMSAAQSAKSANGWVSVDWCISQTDSQFGCRTNWQPGVWYFDFTVLRSGDSCSDPLAIFNPATGECEAPEPDQCEPTVGVEVEHRHRAGEFTGAGVIAGRVDPPGSVCLPKVNGCQYSFTYSAPVDAYRFEAGDPSGVFLKLKYRGNGVSCTGNESEFAQPSDGTPVVEKQSECTTKITDAEGRQRYDCQATELNIDPGNMECDLGTVGGELQCIPKPPSPQMTDKKVDQEIVEKTNPDGSKDTTTTTTTTTTKCTGVKSCSTSTTTNVSNNHTKADGTPGGESNTCTGPGCKDADGKTQEEREEEEEEKNESKVTGGQTCEAAPACEGDAVQCAILKQQYEARCDFEESEDFESNKADIKGLFEGQGDKFKLDEGSGDIDVPSFINQGTRFLPATCPAAESFSLTTAGGRTFTLSYEPLCRAASDLSGLFVAVATILAALYVGRSVGGN
- a CDS encoding major capsid protein; translation: MKRNLQNLKRSLGVVAAVGVLSIQQAYAAVPAEATAALDTAGTDVGAIGWAVFAVLIAAMAFKYMRRAL